The DNA region TACAGGACTGTAGCTCAAAAGAGAAGTTGGGGCTGGTTTTGTAGGTATGAGGAATCACTTGTATAAAGAGATAGTTGAATCTATGGCATCTGATTAAATCAATGAGAGAGAAATTGTAGAATTGTAGCCAGGAAAGAGCTTTAGAGTATACTcatgtgttggcaaacctttggCACATGTTTCCAGAGGGgggcttctcccttccctctctgcatacacatctgaggacatttctcacatgatccacccctctgcccagcagcccaatgggagtgcttcctacttctcctgtctggggtaaggcaagggactcacatgtggcatgagggttgcaatttgggcacttggtctctaaaagattcactatCACTGGTGTACCTCATGTGTCTTGTGTAGGACAAAGATAATGATCCAGCAAAAACCACTGAAAAGAAGCAGTGAaccagggcagtgatggcaaaccttttggagactgTGTGCTGTGTTCTACCTCCAAGACTGAGTGCCCCACCCCACCCTGAGCCCTCCCCTTCTTTACCCAGACAGAGGatggagaaagcactcccacttcgctgctgggcagagggacaagtcatgtgagaaatatcctcagggtTAGAGTTAGGGTTAGAAACAAATTTAGAGTTAAGGTTAGGGAGGAAAGTGGCCTGAGTACTCTACTCCCCTCCTGCTctgctgcatgtgagccacccaccttatcccagacagaggagggagtaagcattcccattgggctgctgggcagaggagtgggccaagtgaaaaatgtcctcagtgaggTGGACagtgggaagggagcagctcagcccaagtccctctgcctttctagtaatgaacttcaGTGGGTGAcagctgcatgcccacagagagggctctgtgtgccctttctGGTGTGTGTTCCATAGATACACCATCACAATTATAGGGGAATTCTACTTGTGCTTTTACTCCCTGACCTAACATCCCAAGGtttgttgttgtctttgtcaTCCCTTTTCACCACTTATATTCTCTTGAATATTTTGTCCTTGGGGCCAAATTATTTTTGCCTTCCAAAGCACAGCTGGCTAATTTGAAAAGCTAATTTGTGTTAATATGCTAATTCATGATGGCTAGAAGAGTTTACTTTCTGGATAGTATATgtaccttaaaaaaacaaaaacaaaaatctcttaccttccctcttagaattaatactgtgtattggagtctgagatagaagagtggtgaggaggAGGCAAtgaggactaagtgacttgcccagggtcacacaggtaggaagtacctgaggtcacatttgaacccaggaccttccatctcttgtcctggctttcaatccactgagccactcagctgccctctaCCACATGTGcatttcaaatgtgaccttttAGAGATTCATGTTTTTATGACTGGAAATGAACTTCATGATCCCTTCTAGTCCagtcctttcattttgcagatccAGGTTCGGGGAAAGGAAGAAACTTTGCCAAGGTCACTCAACAAAGTAATTGTAGAGCCTGGACTAGAACCAGGTCTCTAGAATGCCAGTTCTGTGGCCTCTTAGTAACATGGATTAATGACTCTAATGATGGGGTTTGCAGGTCAGGTAGAAAGTAGGAGAGCACCCTGGCACATTCTGAGGGAGACATTTTATGATAGGCAGGGCTATGTGGCTTCATAGCAATCAAGTTCTATAAACCAAGATGATTTAtaaagagttctggatttggagtctgaggacttTAGTTCCAGTTCTGATGACTGCCTTGTGAGACTGACCAAGATACTTCCCCCTTTTTCTTGGTATCTTCTCTAATAAAgggaaaaacaatttatttttaaattttattttattaaaaaaaacctacctaTCCCAATATGGCCGCCACCATGAAGAAGGCGGCTGCAGAAGATGTCAACGTCACTTTTGAGGACCAACAAAAGATTAACAAATTTGCATGGAATACTAGTAGAATCACAGAACTGAAGGaagaaatacaagttaaaaaGAAACAGCTTCAAAATTTAGAGGATGCATGTGATGATATATTGATGATGGATGAAGATTCATTAATGATTCCCTATCAAATTAGTGATGTTTTTATTAGCCACTCTCAAGATGAAACCCAAGAAATGCTGGAAAAAGCTAAGAAAAATTTGCAAGATGAAATTGAAGCATTAGAATCCAGAGTTGAATCGATCCAATGAGTGCTAGCTGATTTGAAAGTTCAGTTATATGCAAAATTTGGGAGCAACATAAACCTTGAAGTGGATGACAGTTAAAAGtttctaaatataaattttttattt from Gracilinanus agilis isolate LMUSP501 unplaced genomic scaffold, AgileGrace unplaced_scaffold47169, whole genome shotgun sequence includes:
- the LOC123255476 gene encoding prefoldin subunit 4-like; this translates as MAATMKKAAAEDVNVTFEDQQKINKFAWNTSRITELKEEIQVKKKQLQNLEDACDDILMMDEDSLMIPYQISDVFISHSQDETQEMLEKAKKNLQDEIEALESRVESIQ